The Coccidioides posadasii str. Silveira chromosome 2, complete sequence genomic interval AAGGAAGTCGTGCTCCTAGGAGAGATGAGATCCATTGTTGAGTAGGGTTGCGCAGACAATGCGTCCATGAGCTTGTTCTGGAGCGAAGCTGAACCAATATCTGTATACGTCCGTTTTAGGCTTACCCTTCTCGACGCTGGTGCGGATTTAAGCCCTCTTGTTAGGGTTGCTGTCTGAGTTTCCTTCACAGACAGAAGTTCCTCACGACTGGCGGTTTGTTGCGGGGACTCTTGGATGGACTCACCCTGATCCTCGATCGTTTGGAGTGACTCGCTTGCGAAGGCTTTCTCAAATACGTTCTCGCCATGGAAAGCAGGAGGGCCTGTAACAGGACTCGCCAAGAATCCAGGAAATCGATACTGCCCTTTTCCAGCGTCACGGAGATTTGCTCTCGCGACCATGTCGACCACGTCGACCATGCTCTGGACTTCTGGATTACCGCTTAACTTGGCTTGAGTATTTGCAGTACCTGTATTGCTCGCTGCCCAGCCAAATCGATCTCTCATAAAATCTATAGTCCTCCTCAACACATTATAGCGGGTATGCAGCATCTCCTCCGACTGGCGGGCAAACGAGAAAGAGTGGAGTGATTCTGAAGGAAACCTGTGAAGATCTTCGAGCTCGGGAGAAGCGGTATCTGGTGGAAAAGCCGAAACTGCGGAGGATGCAATTGATGGAGCCGGGGTCATTAGTGCGGACGCACCGGACGACGCAGATGTCAAAGGGAGGGAGGGGGCTCTGCTTTGGGGTCTTTGTCGAATGCGCGGTAGGCCTGATGGCGCAGGCGCATGGTCGGGTTCGAGTAACGGCGACCTGGTGACATATATTAACCCTTTCCTAGGCTCCCATCGGGGTTAAAGTCGAAGGTGACTGGGTTCTGACCTTGTCAGGTAATCATACTCCGACGACCCGGTATCGATGGATAGACGCTTGCTTTGGCCAAGCCCACTGTCTTCGAGGTATAATGATGACCGTTTGCTCAACGACGGTTCCGGTTTCTGCGTTGACATTTCGGATGCTGAGCACAACGGTGTCCGGTCGGCTGATGCACGGCTCTGATCGCCTATTTCAACGAGTAGTCAGTTCAAGCTCTGCGAATAAAAAGCGCCCGGAGTAAAGCTAAAAGAGCAATCCATGGTGCCTCGGTGTCTCTGGCGAATAGTGTGCATCTTTATCTTTTCGTGTCCGTGCTAAGGGGACGTTCTGGCCAGCAGAATGGTGCTGCCTTCCAGCATGATTAGACATTGATTAAGATTACAGTCAGAGCAACTGAAACGATTCGAGTTGCTTCCGGAATATCGATGCATACTCTCCAGTTGTATAAGTGAGGAAAGGGGCGGATATGAGAACGAAAAAAAGATAGCACTAACCATCGCCGGACTGTAGGGGCCCAGGGTCCATATTGGCTATGGTTAGGGAAGAGGACCGGCAAGGTAGCGGAATGGGGGCAAAGCCGCCCACAAGAAGGTGAGCTCAGCGATCCACACGGAATATCTAGTCGAAGGCCTTGACTTCACGAAAGCATGGCATCAGGATGCAACTGTTATCCTGGGAATTTTGATGTGAAAGGCCAGCTAGCAGCTCTGGGTGTTTCGAGTGCTCTGGAAGTTCGCCTTATTGCTCTGTTGGAGACAAAAGAGGTTAGCTCTGGGAACTGCGGCGGGCTGGGTAAGGTTTCACTGCATGGCAAGAGCTTTGATTTTGTGGTGCGATAGGCGTCACTGTATGGATTGAGGCTGGATGTCTTAGATGCAGGGCTGGCGAACCTATGTAGCAATTATGTTACGGGTGAGGCTGGTGAAGAAACTTCAAGAGGCATCTGACTGCTCGGCAGCAAGTCAGCCAGGCAGGTGATGGGTGCAGCCACATAAAATGACTCGCAGAAATGTCTATCGTCAAATAATAACCAAAAAAGAATTTACTCAGTGTGGTGGATGTCAGCGAAGGACACCTCTTCCTGAGGGAGAGAGGTCGTATTTGATATTGACGCCGCAGTTAACGACAGGCTGATTGGCCAAGGCCGTGTGCCTCTTCAACTTTGCATTGACGGCGAATTCTGCTCAGCTCCGGCGGGTTCAGGTAGCTTTGGAATGTGACTCTTGGTTCACACAATTGCTTTCAACCCAATCCATTCTACAAGAAAACAAGTCGTCGGAGCAGCTGGAGGAGAGCACAGCCGCCTAGTTAAATAGGTACATGCGGGGCAAAGCCGCTCATCACCTTGTTACTCTCGCCCAGGTAGCTTCTCTGCCAATTACCCCGCCAAAACTACAAGGTTTCAAGTACCTCGCCCACCACTCCCTCGATGGACCTGTACGGGCACGTGTAGCGCCCGAATGCCATGGATTTCCATGCAAGTTATGTTTGAGAAAGCCTCTCAGAGGATCGGGAGATGCACTGGAGTGTGGAGCTCTCATAGGATCGCATCTCCGTGTCTTGACGTAATAGGTGTTACATCAGGAGGCCGCGAAAAAAAGGCCGTTTGCCAGCACCTTGGGATTCAAGAGATCGGTTCCTTATGCTAACTACCCACCTGGACTGGATTGAAATACATAGAAGGTAGCACATCCTGGAATTTTCTGGTAAGCATGCTTTCAACAGTGGGATTTCCAGCATATCGGACTTCGATGAGGGAGCACTTGGAGGGAGTAAATCTGGAGCCCTTTTTCTGTGAATTTCTGTTCAGGATCAATAACAGCCTAACGGGAAACGGAGGGTTAAGCCACTGCAAAAGAGTGGGATCAAAAAGACGAGTATTATTGCAGCTAACCCCGACCATGGTCCAAGCCATATCGTCACTCCTCCGATTTTCCTTGCAACGGATCTAAAACGAGGCCATCACTCTCCGCTTCTTTGGCCCGCTTCCGCTTATCATCGCTACGCTGATCTCTAAAGAGCGGACCCGGTTTTGATTGAAGCTCATGTCTCCGCAGGTGCTCGGGCGGAACTGATGCACAGGGCGCAAAAGCCGAACGGCGGTCATCCTCTCCCAGCATCCACGAAAACGACGACTCTGCCAAGGAGGTACGCGGAACAGGTCGAATTGGCATCGGTTTGATTAGGTTATGGGGTTTCGATTCTTTGGAGTTCAATGGCGTGGGCGGCGCTGACGTTGAGCCTGAGTCAGTTTCAAGTTGTTGTTCACTCTTCTCAGCCAGTACCTCATCGTGTGTCTCCGCATGCGAGGCCTTGGATGCCGTCGAACTATTCACTTTGGTGCTGCTTTTTCGCCTCTTCTCTATGATGGGGAGCGACGAATCTTGGAGCAACTTCTGCACACGTTCGATTCTTCTGATTATTTCGTCAACATCTCTAGTAGATTGGTCCCGAGAGACGTCATCCAATTTTCCGTTGTGAGCTCGTAAATCTTTTAACGCATCTCCAAGTAGGTTTGCTAGGGTTTTGTTCCGGTTTTTGAGAGAGGCTACCTTCAAACTCAGCTCATGAGGCGCAGCAGCTTCAACCTTGGACGGTATGGATAACTTGGAGATTGGGCCTTCTTCAAAAGGTAGTCCGGGGGTGGCAGGGCCGGAATGGATGCCTTGTATATTGCGCCTGGCTTCGATCATTGCCCCGCGGACGGCTCTGGCGACTCCCCATGCCTCTGTCCGTCGAGAAATACCGTCCGATACGTCTTGAAATAAAGAATCAAGACGCTTTTGATTTATTCTAAGTGGCGACCTGCTTGGCGAGTTATCCTCACTAGCACGGGAGCTGGGGTCCCTGCTGGAAAGGTTCTTTTTCTGTGAAGCTGTAGGCACTGTTTGGTATCGCAAGTTCCGGCCTTTGAGATCTGGCGATTTTCCTGTATACTTTGAGATCAATAGCGACGCGCCATCCCACGTCATATTCTCTTCCAAGAATAAAGCGTCAAGAACGAAAACCTCAGGTTTATGAGGCTCCGGGGAAGGGTATCTCAACAGCAAAGCGAGGGCCGACGAATAGTCGCATGACAATACTTGGAGGGTTATTAGATTCAATTGTGCAAAGTATAGACAAAGGGTGCATCTTACATTGCCATCTAATCCTTATCAACATTGAAACACATACTAGCTCTACGAGCTCTGGTCGGAGATCAGTAAACATCAAGTCCCACATGGAAAGCGTATTTTCAAAAGGGAATTCCCTCCCGAAGAATAGACGGAGCCAACGCCTACAATCAGTAAGTTTCCGGCGTTAGCTAACTTCTAGGGAGAAACTCACGTTAGGTATATTTGCGGCAGAATGTCAATGGTTTGAAGGTGAGACATCAATTCCGGATCAACGCTACCTAGGAGGATTTGATGGATGCGTTGACTCCGAGCAATGATCGAAGAGACGTTTTGCTGGTCCGAATTCGATTTCATTTCGTCGTGTTCATAAAATAGTTTCGCTGTCTGCATAATTGCGCAGAAAATTGCAAAAGCATCATGTTCCATGTAGTCAGGATCCAAAGCTTGCAATAAGAGCTCGCGGTCCTTGCTTGGTAAATTATCTTCAGAGACCGAATCTTTTTCAATTGCATCCTGCCAAACAGCCCATAGCACCGGTGCCAGAAGTTCATGCATCCCTTGTCGATAACCGAGGTCCGGGTTCAACTTGACGAAGATAAATAAGATGTCCAACATTCTTCTCTTCGTTGTTGGTTCCCGAAAGAAATAGTTTTCCTGGAGACACCTCTCTACATCCTGGTATATTTCAGTTCGAATAGCTTCATCTTGCCGGAGAGATTGCCAGGGAGACTGCGACTAGCTTTAGGTTGCTGTATTCATTTGCTGCTTTTCACGGGGTAGCACATACATTGTCATCTTCAGCCAATGGATCCGCCGCCGACGGCAGATCATCCGGGTGGTCAATGTACTTCATGAAATGATCTTTCAGCGCGGTATACGCTCCCCTTGTGTCCGAAAGTTGTGTGGGCCATGACTCTCGATCAACGTTTTTGTGGACGAGAAATGCCTATCACAGATCGTTAGACGGGGCGAGAAAAGGGGCTTTTCGATAAGGCCACTTGCCTTCCAACAAATAGATCTCAGTCCATCCTCACAGGGATCTCCATGGAGTTTAGATTTCAATTTCTGGCACAGCTCTTCCAGTGAAGCGCACTGGTGCTGATCGAACAGAGTGTCCCATCGCTGGCTAGAGAGGTGGTATTAGATTCGGAAACTTTGCAGCGATAGGTCAAAGAGCTTGCTAACCGCGACTCCTCCGCAGTTCTCATGGCATCATAGGCACTCCGTCGATGTCACATCTGCTGTTTCGAAGACAGTTGATTCCACTTCCCTTTTCTGAAATGGGCGATGTAACTCTCTGAACAACTCGCTGGTGGAACCCCCGAAATGACGCAGTTTTGCTGTCGCCCCGTTTGCTCGTTAGCGTCCGATGGCTTTCTTGGCGCATCCCCCAGAGTCGCGTTCTCCATATTTTACtgagagtactccgtacggagaaGCAGCAATCAGAAGGGAGGCTTGAGCTTCAAGTCGATCTTCGAATGATGTAGCCAAGCCCAGCTGAACCTGCAGCAACAGTCAGGGCCACGAGAAAAATACGAGGTCGATAAGTCAACGACGTCGATCCTGACCTCCAACCCCTCTTCCAGAAAAACCACCACAAGTCAAGAATGTCAGCAGATCTTTTCGCGGCGTTCGGCAATCCAAAAACTCTCGATAACTCGGTGAAAGTATCGTCAAATTCGAATAGCGGGTCATCGAGTTCTGGGAATCGCCCCAAAACATGGAACTCCATAGTTGATGCTGCTGGTAACTCTACGCTCATTGACTTCTCTTCTGAGCCGCGCCCATCACCTTTCTCTCAGGCTATACAAGATACGAGTGTATCTGGAGCCGGATCGAATGAAGTTCTGTTTGATGCATCGACTGAAATTGCATCTAATGAAGCCACTGAAGATGAATGGGGGGAATTCGAGTCTGCAAAGTCTGAGTTCATAAACGACGAGCCCGTCCAACGTTTTGGGGATAGCATTAAGCCGACTGAATTCGTAATCCACCATGGTGCTCAGGATAAGCTGAGTATTCCAGCTTCGAAACCACGCCAAATGCCCCTATTGGATCTTTTATCCACTGAAGACTCGAGTCCTCCGCCACAAATCCCGCACCGAGCCCCGTTAGCCTTGGATTGCAATGTCCATGATAGATATCCTATCAAACAGGAGCAAGGAGACTCCGAGCCTACTACAGCATGGCCAGATTTTGGAGAAGAGGATGAGTGGGGGGAGTTCACTGATGGCATTGACGCTGAAAGCAAGCAAGGAGACCTTCCAAGAATGTTAGAAACTGCCACTCTACCAATGCAACAAGTACAGTCGCCGTCAGCACCGCGATCCGGTGTACCAAAGACAAAAGCGAGCGTTCCATTTCGAACTGTTGCACGTTCTCCCAAAACGGTGAGGCCTACGAATATTCCCCCTCCTTCTATTCTTCTCCGGCTATTCCCGTCTTTATTAGAGAAACTACGAGTAAAAGCGAGAAACTACACGATTCAGGCCAAAAGAAAGGCCGGGCCTCTGCCTGACACTGGCCCAGCCGAAGAGATCACATATAGCTTGAAAGTTATGGTACACATAATAGCAGGACGCAGTTTACGCTGGAAGCGAGACTCGATCCTCAGCCAAAGTATCAGGATAGGACCTGCGTCAGGGAGGCCTGGAGGAATGAAATTGAGCAGCGTTAACAAAAGCGAAAATGTgaaagaggaaaaagaagctgTCGAAGTCCTTGACATATGGAAGAAATGCAATGGGCTCTTAAACTCTGCAGCCTCAGCGGGAGGAAAATCACCAGTTCAATTCGTAGCTGGTAATCTTCAAGTGCGAACAGCCACTACTCAGGAGGGTGCATTGAAAGCGCCGCATGCATGTGCACTCTGCGGACTGCGACGGGAAGAAAGGGTTTCCAAAATCGACGAGAACGTCGATGATATTTTCGAGGAATGGTGGACCGAGCACTGGGGCCACTCTGATTGCAAACGCTTTTGGGAAGCTAATTCGATGAATTTGGATCAACGTTGAGCAAGTGATCCTGGTTGTTTGTACTCCAAGCAAAACGCCATGCTCGGACACACAGGCCGCCTTTTTTACGGTGAAGGGTGCCCTAGGCTGAGCACGTTAGGTATTATTGGGCGCATTCTTGGTCTTGATCATGGGCAGTGTGCGGGTTGCGCGAACGGCGTTGGGTCGCCGTGGAGGAACCGAAACCAAGGGGTGAATCTGCACAAGCCGTGGGACCTTAGGAGCAAATATATGAAATAACATCTCCATCTAATACATCTTCCTTTCCGTCCTCTCCTGTCGTCTAGGGAGGGTCAGATTTAATCCCACTGTCGCCTTATTGCCTCTCTGTAGTCTGAGAAATGCGGGTGTTGCGGCGCAGTTATCTCCCTTCAAAGATGTTTCCGTATGTGTGTATATCCGGAATAATACGGGGCTTCGCTGCGTATTTTGTATCTCATAAACTCTGCTAGCAAGCAAGAACTTTGTGTTAAATGTTTCCTGGCGTCATCCAAGTATGCTCCATGCTCAGGTGAGCAGTGGTGGGCGTGACCTGGCCTGAGTTGCACCAGCAACGGCTACTCACTTTCTCCGAGAAGTCTACTTAAAGTAACCCAAACCTCCTCACTTTCTCCTCACCTTATTCCCACCCACTCCGCCTCCTCGCTGCTGCCTGTGCCCGCTCGCAAGGTTACTGACCGCAGAAAAAAATACAGTCTGCCACTGCTTGTTCTTACTATCCGGTCCAGAAGCAAAGCAGGATCTCTCTCATGCAATTGCTGGCCGGTTAAACTAGTTCACTGCTATCTTATCGCTGGACTGATAAGCACCGTTCATCCCCTGCCTCCTTATCTGCCCACATCTTGCTCTCAAAGACGTCAGAGGTGGCATCAAACTCCCAACCGCCATCTCTTCAACTCTACACCT includes:
- a CDS encoding uncharacterized protein (EggNog:ENOG410PH7C~COG:U~BUSCO:3318at33183); translated protein: MRTAEESRQRWDTLFDQHQCASLEELCQKLKSKLHGDPCEDGLRSICWKAFLVHKNVDRESWPTQLSDTRGAYTALKDHFMKYIDHPDDLPSAADPLAEDDNSPWQSLRQDEAIRTEIYQDVERCLQENYFFREPTTKRRMLDILFIFVKLNPDLGYRQGMHELLAPVLWAVWQDAIEKDSVSEDNLPSKDRELLLQALDPDYMEHDAFAIFCAIMQTAKLFYEHDEMKSNSDQQNVSSIIARSQRIHQILLGSVDPELMSHLQTIDILPQIYLTRWLRLFFGREFPFENTLSMWDLMFTDLRPELVELVCVSMLIRIRWQLLSCDYSSALALLLRYPSPEPHKPEVFVLDALFLEENMTWDGASLLISKYTGKSPDLKGRNLRYQTVPTASQKKNLSSRDPSSRASEDNSPSRSPLRINQKRLDSLFQDVSDGISRRTEAWGVARAVRGAMIEARRNIQGIHSGPATPGLPFEEGPISKLSIPSKVEAAAPHELSLKVASLKNRNKTLANLLGDALKDLRAHNGKLDDVSRDQSTRDVDEIIRRIERVQKLLQDSSLPIIEKRRKSSTKVNSSTASKASHAETHDEVLAEKSEQQLETDSGSTSAPPTPLNSKESKPHNLIKPMPIRPVPRTSLAESSFSWMLGEDDRRSAFAPCASVPPEHLRRHELQSKPGPLFRDQRSDDKRKRAKEAESDGLVLDPLQGKSEE
- a CDS encoding uncharacterized protein (EggNog:ENOG410PP4A~COG:S~BUSCO:8347at33183); its protein translation is MSADLFAAFGNPKTLDNSVKVSSNSNSGSSSSGNRPKTWNSIVDAAGNSTLIDFSSEPRPSPFSQAIQDTSVSGAGSNEVLFDASTEIASNEATEDEWGEFESAKSEFINDEPVQRFGDSIKPTEFVIHHGAQDKLSIPASKPRQMPLLDLLSTEDSSPPPQIPHRAPLALDCNVHDRYPIKQEQGDSEPTTAWPDFGEEDEWGEFTDGIDAESKQGDLPRMLETATLPMQQVQSPSAPRSGVPKTKASVPFRTVARSPKTVRPTNIPPPSILLRLFPSLLEKLRVKARNYTIQAKRKAGPLPDTGPAEEITYSLKVMVHIIAGRSLRWKRDSILSQSIRIGPASGRPGGMKLSSVNKSENVKEEKEAVEVLDIWKKCNGLLNSAASAGGKSPVQFVAGNLQVRTATTQEGALKAPHACALCGLRREERVSKIDENVDDIFEEWWTEHWGHSDCKRFWEANSMNLDQR